The Hirundo rustica isolate bHirRus1 chromosome 24, bHirRus1.pri.v3, whole genome shotgun sequence genome includes a window with the following:
- the SLC26A9 gene encoding solute carrier family 26 member 9: MSQARPRYAIERPAYSVSLFDEEFEKKTRTYPVGEKLRNLFRCSASRFKLTLFRLFPILAWLPKYKIKDYVLPDVLGGLSAGTIQVPQGMAFALLANLPPVNGLYSSFFPLLPYLFLGGIHQMVPGTFAVISIIVGNVCNELAPESDFQYFNHTSNETSVNTTALEAARLEISATLACLTAVIQLCLGFLQFGFVAIYLSESFIRGFMTAAGLQILISVLKYVFGLTVPSYTGPLAIVYTFIDICKGLPQTNLASLVYALVSAALLILVKELNLKYMKKIRMPIPMEIIIVIVATAISGSFNMPDKYGMPIVGKLSMGFPEPTLPLVSKWKDMVGTAFSLAIVGYVINLAMGRTLAAKHGYNVDPNQEMLALGCSNFFGSFFKIHVICCALSVTLAVDGAGAKSQVASLFVALVVMVTMLSLGIYLEPLPKSVLGALIAVNLKNSLKQLADPFYLWKKSKLDCLVWLVSFLSAFFLSLPYGVAVGVGFSVLVVVFHTQFRNGSALGQVTSTDIYKNPKTYNKVHEVNGIKIITYCSPLYFANSEIFREKIIAKTGVDPGKVYLARRKFVKQQAKGTAQAPAKLPKFLLKENKTLSLQELQKDFESASPTDTNNNQTTANGASISYIAFRPPALGAGPGQSPGELGSSTLQGSTFGVLPAADADPVLTAPPYVSFHTIILDMSGVCFVDLMGTKALSKLCSSYQKIGIKVFLANVHAQVYNDISTGGVFEEGGLDRSHIFLTIHDAVLFALASIREFVHPPILEERPTQTELSIYDESVDESSAEYKNLEEEMFGSMFHSETQTAL; encoded by the exons ATGAGCCAGGCCAGGCCTCGCTATGCCATCGAGCGTCCTGCCTACTCCGTCAGCCTCTTCGACGAGGAGTTtgagaagaaaaccagaactTACCCCGTCGGGGAGAAACTGAGAAACCTTTTCAG ATGTTCAGCTTCCAGGTTCAAGCTCACCCTCTTCCGCCTGTTCCCGATCCTGGCGTGGCTCCCCAAGTACAAAATCAAGGATTACGTCCTGCCCGACGTCCTCGGCGGGCTCAGTGCGGGGACCATCCAAGTGCCACAAG GGATGGCCTTCGCCCTCCTGGCCAATCTGCCTCCTGTCAACGGGCTCtactcctccttcttccccctgctcccctaCCTCTTCCTCGGGGGCATCCATCAGATGGTGCCAG GGACCTTTGCTGTCATCAGCATTATCGTCGGCAACGTCTGCAATGAGCTGGCCCCGGAGTCGGACTTCCAGTACTTCAACCACACCAGCAACGAGACCAGCGTGAACACCACGGCCCTGGAGGCGGCCAGGCTGGAGATCTCTGCCACCCTGGCCTGCCTGACAGCCGTCATACAG CTGTGCCTGGGCTTCCTGCAGTTCGGCTTCGTGGCCATCTACCTGTCCGAGTCCTTCATCAGGGGCTTCATGACGGCGGCGGGGCTGCAGATCCTCATCTCCGTGCTCAAGTACGTCTTCGGCTTGACAGTCCCGTCTTACACCGGGCCCTTAGCTATCGTCTAC ACATTCATTGACATCTGTAAAGGTCTGCCCCAAACCAACCTGGCCTCCCTGGTCTACGCCTTGGTCAGCGCTGCACTCCTGATCCTTGTCAAGGAGCTCAACCTGAAGTACATGAAGAAGATCCGGATGCCCATCCCGATGGAGATCATCATC GTGATCGTTGCCACCGCAATCTCCGGCAGCTTCAACATGCCCGACAAGTACGGGATGCCAATAGTGGGGAAGCTCAGCATGGG GTTCCCCGAGCCCACCCTGCCCCTGGTGAGCAAGTGGAAGGACATGGTGGGCACGGCTTTCTCGCTTGCCATCGTGGGCTACGTGATCAACCTGGCCATGGGGAGGACGCTGGCGGCCAAGCACGGCTACAACGTGGACCCCAACCAG GAAATGctggccctgggctgcagcaacTTCTTCGGATCCTTCTTCAAAATCCACGTGATCTGCTGTGCTCTCTCTGTCACCCTCGCCGTGGATGGGGCAGGAGCGAAATCCCAA GTGGCAAGTCTCTTTGTGGCTCTGGTGGTCATGGTGACAATGCTGTCCCTGGGAATCTACCTGGAGCCTCTTCCAAAG TCCGTGCTGGGAGCCCTCATCGCCGTCAACCTGAAGAACTCCCTGAAGCAGCTTGCTGACCCCTTCTACCTGTGGAAGAAGAGCAAGCTGGACTGC ctggtcTGGCTCGTGAGCTTCCTCTCCGCTTTCTTCCTGAGCCTCCCCTACGGAGTGGCGGTGGGCGTGGGGTTCTCCGTGCTGGTCGTGGTTTTCCACACCCAGTT CCGCAACGgctctgccctgggccaggTGACTTCCACTGACATCTACAAGAACCCCAAAACCTACAACAAG GTCCACGAAGTTAATGGGATTAAAATCATCACCTACTGCTCGCCGCTGTATTTCGCCAACTCGGAGATATTCCGGGAGAAAATTATAGCCAAG ACAGGGGTGGATCCTGGCAAGGTGTACTTGGCCAGGAGGAAATTTGTGAAACAGCAGGCCAAGGGCACAGCACAAGCACCAGCAAAGCTCCCAAAATTCCTGCTGAAGGAGAACAAG ACCCTGTCTCTGCAAGAGCTCCAGAAGGACTTCGAGAGCGCCTCTCCAACAGACACCAACAACAACCAGACGACTGCTAACGGTGCCAGCATCTCCTACATCGCCTTCCGCCCTCCTGCCCTCGGCGCTGGGCCGGGGCAGAGCCCcggggagctgggcagcagcaccctgcaggGCAGCACCTTCGGCGTCCTGCCCGCGGCGGACGCCGACCCCGTGCTGACCGCGCCGCCCTACGTCAGCTTCCACACCATCATCCTGGACATGAGCGGGGTGTGCTTCGTGGACCTGATGGGCACAAAAGCGCTCAGCAAG TTGTGTTCCAGTTACCAGAAGATCGGGATTAAAGTGTTCTTGGCAAATGTGCATG CCCAGGTGTACAACGACATCAGCACAGGGGGAGTCTTTGAGGAAGGAGGCCTGGACCGAAGCCACATCTTCCTGACCATCCACGATGCTGTTTTGTTTGCACTGGCCAGTATCAGGGAATTCGTCCACCCGCCCATCTTGGAAGAG AGGCCGACGCAGACAGAGCTCTCCATCTATGATGAGTCTGTGGACGAGAGCAGTGCAGAGTACAAGAACCTGGAGGAG GAGATGTTTGGAAGCATGTTCCACTCAGAGACCCAGACAGCTCTGTGA